One window of Trifolium pratense cultivar HEN17-A07 linkage group LG5, ARS_RC_1.1, whole genome shotgun sequence genomic DNA carries:
- the LOC123886062 gene encoding secreted RxLR effector protein 161-like: MESTPYSSGVGSIMYGMVCSRPDLSYAISVVSRFMANSGLVHWQALKWVLRYLNGSLKDGLRYKRIDPGRDALEGYVDADYAGNVDTRKSLSGFVLTLFGTAVTWKANQQSVVALSTTQEEYIALVEGVKEAIWLKGMIGEMGIGQGCVKIRCDSQSVIHLANHQVYHERTKHIDIRLHFVRDMIETKEIIVEKVASEENLADMFTKSLPRSRFKHCLDLINFEE; this comes from the coding sequence ATGGAGAGTACTCCCTATTCTAGTGGGGTTGGAAGCATCATGTATGGCATGGTTTGTAGTAGACCGGATTTATCCTATGCAATAAGTGTGGTGAGTCGGTTTATGGCAAATTCAGGCCTAGTCCATTGGCAAGCTTTGAAGTGGGTGTTGAGATATTTGAACGGGTCCTTGAAGGATGGTCTTCGATACAAGAGAATCGATCCGGGAAGGGATGCTTTAGAGGGATATGTAGATGCCGACTATGCGGGAAATGTGGATACTAGAAAATCCTTGTCGGGGTTTGTGTTAACTTTGTTTGGAACGGCGGTGACTTGGAAGGCTAATCAACAATCAGTTGTAGCTTTGTCGACAACTCAAGAGGAGTATATAGCACTTGTGGAAGGTGTGAAGGAAGCCATATGGTTGAAAGGTATGATTGGCGAAATGGGGATTGGTCAAGGTTGTGTGAAGATACGTTGTGATAGTCAAAGTGTCATTCATTTGGCAAATCATCAAGTGTATCATGAGAGGACTAAACACATTGACATCCGGTTGCACTTTGTGAGAGACATGATTGAGACAAAGGAAATCATTGTGGAAAAGGTTGCATCGGAAGAGAATCTGGCGGACATGTTCACCAAATCGTTACCAAGATCAAGGTTCAAGCATTGCTTGGACTTGATTAATTTTGAAGAGTAG